The Entelurus aequoreus isolate RoL-2023_Sb linkage group LG04, RoL_Eaeq_v1.1, whole genome shotgun sequence nucleotide sequence GCTTGAcatcacattgtgtccaatatttaccaCAATGACAACAATAAgttatattttaggttcatttaatagttaaaacatatttaaataatggatcacatatttcaatatatgactcattatcaaCTGAATTcagtttttctactgatatcatctccttagcttgtgtataccagtcagtatttattgtgtgtgtgtgtttaccagtcagtatttattttgtgtgtatactagtcagtacatattgtgtgtataccagtcagtatgtattctgtgtataccagtcagtacatattgtgtgtataccagtcagtatttattatgtgtgtttaccagtcagtatttattgtgtgtataccagtcagtacatattgtgtgtataccagtcagcatGTAttctgtgtataccagtcagtatttattgtgtgtgtgtgtataccagtcagtacgtATTATGTGTGtaaaccagtcagtatttattatgtgtgtttacCAGTCAGTACatcttatgtgtgtataccagtcagtacgtattatgtgtgtataccagtcagtgtttattttgtgtgtataccagtcagtatttattgtgtgtgtataccagtcagtacgtattgtgtataccagtccgtacgtattatgtgtgtgtaccagtcattacgtattgtgtgtgtataccagtcagtatgtatcgtgtgtataccagtcagtacgtattatgtgtgtataccagtccgtacgtattatgtgtgtataccagtcagtatgtattgtgttgtGTTCACCAGTCAGtacgtattgtgtgtgtataccagtcagtatgtattgtgtgtgtataccagtcactaCGTATtgcgtgtgtgtataccagtcattatgtattgtgtgtgtttatgtgtgtataccagtcagtatgtattgtgtctgtgtgtgtgtgtgtttaccagtcagtatgtattctgtgtgtataccagtcagtgtttattgtgtgtgtttaCCAGTCAGTACgtattatgtgtataccagtcagtatgtattgtgtgtgtataccagtcactatgtattgcgtgtgtgtgtataccagtcattatgtattgtgtgtgtttatgtgtgtataccagtcagtatgtattgtgtctgtgtgtgtgtgtgtttaccagtcagtatgtattatgtgtataccagtcagtatgtattctgtgtgtgtaccagtcagtgtttattgtgtgtgtttaccagtcagtatgtattgtgtgtgtataccagtcagtatgtattgtgtgtgtataccagtcactatgtattgcgtgtgtgtgtatacctgtcattatgtattgtgtgtgtttatgtgtgtataccagtcactatgtattgtgtctgtgtgtgtgtgtgtgtgtgtgtgtataccagtcagtatgtattgtgtctgtgtgtataccagtccctATGtattgtgtctgtgtgtgtgtgtgtgtgtgtaccagtcagtatgtattgtgtctgtgtgtataccagtcactatgtattgtgtctgtgtgtgtgtgtgtgtgtgtaccagtcagtatgtattgtgtctgtgtgtataccagtcagtatgtattgtgtgtgtataccagtcagtatgagttggacaatcaacatccatccattatttaatgttaatgttgttgttgtgatgcatAGTGAGAGAAATGTTCTTTACTGACACTACTAtattgatgcagatcaccaagaatacaagtttgcagtcattgggatgtttatatttaagAATGTGATTGTTGTTTTAAACCATAACTCTTTTactctctgacattcccacaatagaTTAATAATCGTTCctttatacataacttgctattcaAACAACTGGGaaggtgtaaaatacaatctattcaacatCTTAAATTGACTCTGCTTATTTTTAATGCATAAAAGGTCTTATTGGCATTTTCCAAATATTATTCCATATGTCtctttctaaaatgtttaagtcaatCATCCACTTTTGAACACATGCATTTTGTTCCTAACGATATGTACAAACGGGAGCAGTTCTCAACTTTGTTGTACGCTGCTACTTCATACTGCTCAATGCAAAAAACATCTCCCATCACGTTAGAATGtgtgaagaaaatgttttgaatagtTTTACATTTTGTCCTCCATAGTCCTGTTTGCTCTCAAGAGGCAGGAGTGAACAGGAAAGAGTTAGTGGCATACTTAAACAGGATAGTGGAAAATTACTGACTGTAAGGAGAGGAGCCATGGATCATGTGCAATGTCTCCTCAGTTCAGGGCTAGGCAAAGAATATTCAAAGGGATGATTCAGGATAAGCCTAAGCAAGCTTTTCCTTTAGTTGGTTTTatcataaaggaagtagttgttGGCACCAAAAGATGTACATTTGCCTGTCAAAGCGTTTGAGCTGGATGCTCACCACAGGGAAATGTTCCTGCTGCTGCACCCATCAGCACAATGTTATCTTCTCCTTGCAACTTGGAAGCCAGGTCCCTGGTTCTGATGGCCCAGCGTTCCCTTCTGAGGCTGTGAAAGAACCCCCTGACATTGCATGAGACAAACCGGTGGCCTGATTACATGCAAAGCAGCCGCCACCCGGACGAGGCCTTGGGCCTTTCCCTGTCTTTGTCTCGCCACCTATTCCTGCACGGCTGCTTGCAAAGATCAATTCAGAACCTTCAGGGTTAGCGCTGATCCAATTTAACAGTGTTATGAAAGGATCTCACAAGGTGATAGTTGTGCTTCTTTTACAGTCTCAATATAACTTAAATGTGTGTCCTTGGTATCAAACCATTTGCCTTCTATTCGCTCTTCCACTTTTAAAAAGCCTGTAACTAGAGCTAACATGTATTGTTTTTATCAGAACAGACCAGTTTACAAATCTTGCTCACTTTGCTGAAAAAGATGAGATAACGTCTGTCACATGAATGACCTTCTagtgtacaaaagcagtgaagttgtcctgTTGTGTAAAtagaaagagaatacaacaaatccttttcagcttatattcaattgaatagactgcaaagacaagatatttcatgttccaaatgagctaatatttgcaaaaaataacattttccagtgtgaacatgaaatatcttgtctttgcagtctattcaggtgaatataagttgaaaaggatttgttgtattctctttttatttaccatttacacaaggtgacaacttcactgcttttggggtttgtagatacGTTGGTGTAATCCTTGTGTTAAATACCTTCACTTCTGTGTGGGGAATAACAGGCCAAGCAGGAAAGACCATTTACCTCGCCCGGCCGGCAACGCCCCCCCTCTCCATCCATTCCTCTGGGACGCAACCGTTCGCCATCCCCCGCCCCTAATCCATCTCTGAAGAGGACTCCTTCCCCAGCAGCAGCAAAGTAAGACTTGTGATTTCTCGCTGACTTTTCAGAGACGTTGACACATTTCCTTCTGACAGGCAAAATGCAAGGGCCCGTCCGCCCTCGCCGGCAATGAAACAACGTCCCCCATCCCCTCAACCAACCACAGCTAAGCCCCCGCCCATCCAGAAACCAGCTCTCACCCCACCGGGGCCCCCCACCCTACGAAAGAGGGACTCCCGGCCCAAGGATCTGGGTCCTGTGACAACGGGGTCACCACAGTCCTCTGACTCTAGCAAGTCCAAAGACAAAGATGGTGAGTATGCCGTTTAGTCGAAAAAGCAGGATTTGAACTTGCATGTAAGAATGAATTAACTGTAGAGTGAAATGCTACACTTGAATGTTTATTCATTACGGTCAGTATTGAAGTATTTTACTCACTTGATCCTCCTATCAAATCATTAGAAGGTCTTTTTTCATGTGGCAAGAAGACGATATGACTGAAAATATACTTTGTGTGGGACATCGTGTGCACCATGCCGTAGATCACACCTGGGCAAAATAGggtccgcgggccacatgcggcccattaacaTTTTCAAGCCGGCCCGCcagacgttctacatcattttttttagacctttaacatccaaACTATCgcggccattatgatgtgcagtgatgtttttaaatgaccgtcagtcttgaactatagaaagtatttaaatggttgaaatctgcgcttttgagtgttgtaggagttattacggtaatctacgtcacagcagctcagaccaggaacaaagcagagtgggcggggcttgttttcagTGCACCACCTGTCTTGGCTCAGGCCACGGCCATTAGTTTAGAACCTGGGAAAAGGCCGATACACGgggatacccatgatttcagcctttcaacgCTCCTTGGCTCACCAGTTTTTGACCTGGGTATTTGTCAAGTCCTGTTTACGGCCCTGAAGGCACTCACCCTAACAATATTTTCCACACAATGCTTGATGACTGACCTCCAACTGTATTTGTATTGTTTGTGTACAGTGCAAAGTGATGTAGCAGCAGCTCAGTTTATAGTTAACCTCAGTGGAGCAGAACTATTATAAACTCCCACATCCTGTCCTACATGGAATGTGGTCAATGCCGACACCTCCTGGAAAGAACAGACTACTGCAGTGCTTACCAATTATGTTCTGCTAGCACCCCCAGGAATAGGCTGTATTTAttccacaatggggaaatgatgtggttgcagtgcagattctaAAAGTCCACAAACAATAGtataaaacacaggaaaacaagaGGGatacattaaagaacacaaaacatcaaatacattaaaagagcacagagctacGCAACCGGCTGCCACTTCAGCGGCgctatttctacatacagctactaaagtaaaacaacaaaatgaGCACACATAGCATTGCATCCTTAAAAATATTAAAGAAAGCAAAAACATTCAAGAAATGGGGCGGTATagtttggttggtagagtggccgtgccagcaacttgagggttccgggttcgatccccgcttccgccatcctagtcactgccgttgtgtccttgggcaagacactttacccacctgctcccagtgccacacacactgctttaaatgtaacttagatattgggtttcactatgtaaaagcgctttgagtcactagagaaaagcgctatataaatataatttacagtatttttcggactataagtcgctctggagtataagtcgcaccggccgaaaatgcataataaagaaggaaaaaacgtatataagtcgcactggagtgtaagtcgcatttttgggggaaatttatttgataaaaaccaacaccaagaatagacatttgaaaggcaatttaaaatgtctaaagaatagtgaacaacaggctgaataagtgtacgttatatgaggcataaataaccaactgagaacgtgcctggtatgttaaaggcctactgaaatgaaatttttttatttaaacggggatagcagatccattctatgtgtcatacttgatcatttcgcgatattgccatatttttgctgaaaggatttagtagagaacatcgacgataaagttcgcaacttttggtcgctgataaaaaaaaagccttgcctataccggaagtagcgtgacgtcacaggttgaaggactcctcacatttccccattgtttacaccaggagtgagagcgattcggaccgagaaagcgacgattaccccattaatttgagcgaggatgaaagattcgtggatgaggcacgtgagagtgaaggactagagtgcagtgcaggacgtatcttttttcgctctgaccgtaacttaggtacaagggttcattggattccatactctctcctttttctattgtggatcacggatttgtatttccagcctggcgaagcttaacaatgctgttgctaacgacgccattgaagctaacttagctacgggacctcgtcagagctatgataaaaacattagcgctccacctacgccagccagccctcatctgctcatcaacacccgtgctcacctgcgttccagcgatcgacggagcgacgaaggacttcacccgatcatagatgcggtcggcggctagcgtcggatagcgcgtctgctatccatctcaatgtcctcctggttgtgttgctgcagcccgctgctaatacaccgatcccacctacagctttcttctttgcagtctccattgttcattaaacaaattgcaaaagattcaccaacacagatgtccagaatactgtggaattttgcgatgaaaacagagctttttgtattggatccaatgggtccgaatacttccgtttcaaccattgacgtcacgcgcatacgtcattatacatagacgttttcaaccggaagttttgcgggaaatttaaaattgcactttataagttaacccggccgtattggcatgtgttgcaatgttaagatttcatcattgatatataaactatcagactgcgtggtcgctagtagtggctttcagtagggctttaacgtaacattatggtaagagtcattcaaataactataacatatagaacatgctatacgtttaccaaacaatctgtcactcctaatcgctaaatcccatgaaatcttatacgtctagtctcttacgagaatgagataaataatattatttgatattttacgctaatgtgttaatcatttcacatataagtcgctcctgagtataagttgcaccccccggccaaactatgaaaaaaactgccacttatagtctgaATAATACGGTACTTCACACTTCAAAAATGTAGATctaacaaagaataactttattaacgtTGTTTTTTAGTccttaacagaaaatatttaaagtgcatcaatttgcctgaaaaaaaTTATCCTTATTTggactataaacattttttggaCCAACTTAAGCCATGTGCTACTGAAAAGTACAattattaaacaaaaacattcaaattaatcggcaacattaactcaggagcacaattaTATACAAAACAAACATGAATACAACAATAGGTGCagatttttttaatatatctatatatataaaaggATTAAATTGGGATTAATGGATACGATGAGCACCTTTTTCGAAGTGGGGTTTGATGCACAATGCTGATAAAGCATCAAATATAGTAATATAAAGGTTAAAAACAAGTATTAAACAACATGGTAATAAAAATTTCAGCGCTCCTTATTTGCATTTCTTTGGTTGGGAGGGAGTGTGTTgagagggaggacttggaggaaTCGTTATGGATGTCTCCGCTGAGCATTTCACAAAGTCAAATTGTATTTAACTTTTTGCTTTTACTTTCTTTTTGTTGGCACACTGCCCCCAGAAGTGTCTGGACTGCCTGTTTACTTCCTAAAAGGTGTGATGAATGTAACAGTAGGcagtggcagcacggtggaggaggagttagtgcgtctgcctcacaatacaaaggccctgggttcgatcctgcgctcgggatctttctgtgtggagtttgcatgtcctcccccgtgactgcgtgtgtTCCCTCCGGGTGcttccggcttcttcccacctccaaagacatgcacctgaggataggttgattggcaacactaaattgactctagagtgtgaatgttgtctgtctatctgtgttggccctgtgatgaggtggcgacttgtccagggtgtaccccgccttccgcccgaatgcagctgagataggctccagcaccccgaacgggacaagcggtagaaaatggatggaatgtaACAGTCATGCATTGTACTTGTCAGATGCCAAGACAGGCACCAACTCTGCTGCCGAGGCCGCCAAGATCTTGGCGGAGAACCGTCGACTGATGCGGGAGCAGAAGGAGAAAGAGGAGCAACTCCGGATACAACGGGAGGAAGAGGACAAGTGAGCTTTTTGTCTTCTCTCTCACAAACAGACGTGAAGGATAAAGCCTCACGTGGACTCCTGTCTGCTCCTTCAGGCTCAGGAAAGAGGAGGAAGAACGCCTAGCGGAGGAGGCGCGCCTGAAGCGCGAAGAGGAGGAGAAGATACTGGCGGCGGAGAGACgagtgaaggaggaggaggaggccctTATTGCGGAGGAAGAGCGCGTGAGAATGGAGGCGGAAGACGCTCTGAAGCAGGCGGAGCTCCAGAAGGAGCGGGAAGAGGCGGAGGCCAAGGCCTTGGTGGAGGCGGAGAAGGTCCGTCAGGAGCGAGAGCGCGTCATGCAGCAGAACCAGCAGGAACGTATGGAGAGGAAGAAGGTATGGGAGATGATTCAGATGTGCTCCATCAGAAATACATGAAACACTCTCTTTCAGAGAATTGAAGAGATCATGAAGAGGACCAGGAAATCAGAAGGGGAACAAAATGACTTTAAGGTGAGACTTTTTTTATTGTCTGATTTAGTGAAGTTACATCAACGTTCTGTCACTCAGAGATATAAAGACAAATGTGTACAGGGCGACGACGAAGATGACGACGACGACGAAGGACTGGACCAGATGGGCTTTGATTCCAAGTGTAGGCATTGATTACTAGCACTTCTTAGCCTCAATGTGGCACCTCTATGACGCCTGGAACTGTCCCCTGACAGCTGACGAGGGGGAGATGGGCGACATCTCCATGGAGACGCATGACTGCGGCGATGGCGTGGGAATCAGACAACCACCAGTGGGCTGCGTGAATGGGAGGGAGGAGACGGACAACAAGGAGAACAACAACGAGGACACCCAGGCAGTCAGGTAAGATGGCCTTGAAAATCCTTGGTCTTTACCTGAAAGACTAAATTCTAAGGATGGGCTCTgcgtctattttttattttttttatgttggttttatatttacttatttttttgtttttattcagtcattggtggagctaaggataatatttgaatattgtttttaatattgttgtgcagcactttggaaacatttttgttgtttaaatgtgctatataaataaagtggattggattggatattaGAGCAGGgacgtccaaactttttccagcaaggaccccataaataaaaattgaaggcTGCTGGGGCCACTGAGATAcactttgtacattaaagatactaaaatCAATAAAGTATAGGTcaatcaatatatgctaaactatctgaatccaatccaatccactttatttatatagcgcatttacacaacaagaatgtttccaaagtgctgcacagccatgttaaaaacaatattaaaaacaatattaaaaacaatattatgctacaccaatgactgaataaaaacaaagaataaatgaatagaaaaccaatacagggacaatataacaataaatatgattaaaaacgattttaaagggtaaaaccaattaaaacagtaaaatagacatcaaaatttattaaaaaaaacacacaggacaacagaggacggaagaccacacaactcacgtagtgttaaaagccaaagaataaaagtggtatTGTGTTCTTCTGAACACAATATCTGTATTTTATCAGTAACATATTCTACCTAATTGAGCCGAaaatatcttctttttttttgtgcaaaaattggtgagttttTCTTCATGTTAATTCTCTGTAAAATGCAATAGAAGTGGGAGGAAAATGCTAAACGAAGCAATTCCAAAAGGGTCTTGGCAGCTTTTGTGATGATTATTTTTGCCAGAATACTAGAAAATAAGATGAGATGTTTTGGATGGATCCTGTTGTTTTTGCTACACCAACTCTAATGTTTGTTGTCAACTTAAAGTAAGATTAGCCGAGAGACGAAGCCCTCGTGAGTCAACTGTCCTGCAAGACTTGACCTCAGTGTCCTCACAGCCACCTTTGTCTCCACAGTCCAACTTCTAAGGGCCGCCTTGTGGAGGGCTCAGAGTTCCTGAACGAGCAGGACTCTGCCAAGGTGGAACTGGTGGGCAGCAAGTCCAACCAGTGGAGCTTTGAGGAGCTCATGGATCTCAACGTTCACTCCAAGACTCACACCCTCATCGAGGCCGAGGACTGCAACCCGGTCCTTATCAACTGTGATGTGCCGGACGGGACCAAAGGCAGCCCAGTGAGCTCCCTGCATTCCTCCAGTCCAGCCATAGAGGCTCTGTCAGGTGAGGAGATGATTCCACTGAAGGATTCTTCTTCTTCACATTCTCCTTCTTCACATCCTTCTTCTCGTGTCTCCGCAGAGATCTGACACCAGGAAGCCTCTCCACTGTTGCACTCCTCCACTTCCTGTCCAGCTCAGCTTCATTTGAAAGATTCCAACAGCGTCCTCCTCCATTTATTCCACAGGGAGGAGCTAAGCACCCCACAAGAGCTAGGTGTTTCATAAAAGCTTCAGGGAAATTCCACATTCTTTTTTTCTCATGTCATCTTCTTCCTTGAGCCCTTTTTTTCTATGTCGTGTCAGAGtttgacaggttttttttttttaagggttttGTCTTCATCAGGGGTTGTAATTTATTCATTCATGTCGGCTTGTTTGTTCTTCTCCATGTTGTCATCACGTGTTTAGATGTTCTTCTATATCAGAACCTTTGTTACAAATGTCCTTTTTTCGCATCTTTGTGACTCTTCCAAATTTACTCGACTGGCTGCTTGGTTTTTTGCAGCGTCCAGCAATTATGGCCTTACCAGTTTTTTTCCACAGCCTCCATTTTGGCTGTGAATAACTATCTGCGCACAGCTTCTTGTCATGTGAAGGGCTCCTTGTCTCCCGTGCATTGCACTCCCCTTCacggccaccagatggcagtgaaCTGTTAGCACACGTTGTTCAATCAGGGCTCTTTAGGCTTTTTctcatgttgtacatgttgtatATGGAGCTTGTTTACTAACACCATGGTCCTAGTCTGCATGGTCTCTTCCTTTCTGCTAAATTCTATCCTCCTCTGTGAGATGACGTCTGGACACACGAGCTGCTATCCCACAAAATGCATTTCAACTTATTTAATATAACACGTGGCTGTTTATAAAGTatatttaagtgttgtacattgaAATCAGTGTTAGGCCAATGAAGCCACGTTCAGGGCGGAGTAATGTCTACATGTTTGTCACCTTGTTCTGCTTTCAGTCTAATAGTTGGGACCTGGATGTATGCCTTGGTGTTGATGGGCTTTGCTTTTATTAAGAATGTAACCGCCGTCCTTCACTCCTTCTTCATCCTATCATCCACAACTGCTCTACACGTTGAAGGCTTGTGTTAGCTTTACTGTAGACTGCTGGGACAACCTCAACAGCACCACCTGTTGGAGGGAAGCTGCTACTGTTGCCCGCTATaggtggctagctagctagcgccgTGCCTTAGATGGACTCCAAATACGAGAACAGTGTCCTTACCTCGGCCTCTGACAATCAAGTCCCTTGTGAATAATGTTCCCCAGCACCCTGGCCACATTTGTACTGTAAATATAATAAAGTCTTCTAAAATGATGTTAATAAAGTCTCGCAAAACTAGACGTGAGGTTGCCACCATCTTTTATTCTTCATGCTTGTTTGAATCATCACTCCAAAGGAATACATATTTCAGCCTTTTCACAAGAAGGGCTTGAAAGTTGCAAGTAGAAAGTTAGTATGTTGCGTTTATATGTCAGTTATAGAGTTGAAGCAAGGTTGGATCATGTCCTAAGCTGCAATGACTTCATtaatgatgtttccctcttgcagAGAGAGGAAAATGACCTTTCGGGGCAGGATGGATGTAATGATCAGCTCACAGCTTCTTGGCACAGTCAGGGCAGTAGACGTGCTCCCCGGTGATGACGAAGCGCTTGTTGGCCAAGGTCAGGCAGCACTTCTTGCAGGTGAAGCAGAACTCGTGCCAGGAGTAGCCCTCGTAGTTCACCACTTTGGTGCCACGGCCGAACCCTGGGACACACAAGGACGTGGGGTCAGTGCACCATTCATCCTTTCACACATGACGTCATTGTTTGCCTCATCAAGGTTGAAACTATCGGTGCATGCAAGTTGTGTAATGTGTCTTACAACTTCTCCAACCCTTCTAGTGCTGTAGAACTTCAACatgtcacttctctgtgaagcgctttgagtgtctagaaaagcgctatataaatctaatccattattattattattattattattatgtcctgTTAGTAGGGATGatatttgataagaaattatcgagttcgagcccattatcgaaccgattccttatcgattctcttatcgaatccagataggttgttgtgtatggaaaaaaacacaatatttggtttaacaaaagctcacttttatttcataagaaaaaaataaaataaataaataaatattgactgttacccccctaaaaaaaatattgactgttacccaaagtatattaagtgggatttttcagaaaaacatatatatatacagtaacacaaaaacaacctgtctctgtgatcactataagtgtataaataataatatagtgttaaataaaatcagtcccttgggcacaaaactgaaaataatacagctctccaaaaagtgcacttctgctgctattggaacatactaactacacacactatgacactaagaacaccagtcagtcatcaatcaacaattcttccctccttacatgagagcgaagcctggcaataattgcatattcaaCATGTCCTGTTAGTAGGGATGatatttgataagaaattatcgagttcgagcccattatcgaaccgattccttatcgattctcttatcgaatccagataggttgttgtatatggaaaaaaacacaatatttggtttaacaaaagctcacttttatttcataagaaaaaaataaaataaataaataaatattgactgttaccccccctaaaaaaatattgactgttgttacccaaagtatattaagtgggatttttcagaaaaacatatatatatatacagtaacacaaaaacaacctgtctctgtgatcactataagtgtataaataataatatagtgttaaataaaatcagtcccttgggcacaaaactgaaaataatacagctctccaaaaagtgcacttctgctgctattggaacatactaactacacacactatgacactaagaacaccacagtcagtcatcaatcaacaattcttccctcCTTacattgcctgttctgccctcactatacatgttgaggttatacagcttggcagacagttaacaaacaatccaaagcagattcatccatttaggctctttattgttgttgatcttgctttgtcttttcttatctttacttttgtcttgcattggactgtttttgttttttttaaactgaaatacacacaatgacaaatgtataagctatgtgattcaattaacatactgaaatgtaatacacaatatgtaaatattagcttcacacaaatatacagtactatcatcaaacaaatacttctgagttttggaactatttcgatggtggaaatacacgactggcagccattttaagtcctcaaaacatccattgaaacagtgcacaaaaatcgtttttcaataaacatcttagtatcaaactttccaccttaatattgagtaacataaacaagttaaacagtttacttacagacttatcttttccaaggctggtaagagctaacacaacttgtcggcttctcaattgtctcaacccggaagtgcccaaactaatgacgcgtagtattttcatatcgccacaaggtgtcagtaagagtctacaatcaaatgggcataacattgcaggtcccacagggcatttcctgtacgtgggaagggattcgaataaagaaccaactctttttctttactatagtggcctcgataatgggaaccggttctcaaaaagagattcgagtccatggaatcggttcttttcttatcgaacaaccgggagaaccgatttcga carries:
- the map7d3 gene encoding ensconsin isoform X11 codes for the protein MADGTTTLKGLRAQMAAAAQAQGEERRSQAASPAPPAKPQGCRPVIDGAALRVDDRLRVAKERREEAERQQALRESQIMERERKAKMQVERQLEERQKKAVEQRKKEEQKRMAVEEKRKQKQEEEKEHYEAVMRRTLERSQRVEQRQKRWSWGGLSTDSDGRGDSDTGASSPVAIVICPATPEKPPSTQKVDKRSTSTINLKQPSEANISKRLSSSSATLIKSPDKTRKPPTSAVDGGVISRLLTPTQASLARSKSAAALSPEGTDTPASAAPLHPPRGPMRSRSIDRQKNGMTTSVSADGALDPSLAKQERPFTSPGRQRPPSPSIPLGRNRSPSPAPNPSLKRTPSPAAAKQNARARPPSPAMKQRPPSPQPTTAKPPPIQKPALTPPGPPTLRKRDSRPKDLGPVTTGSPQSSDSSKSKDKDDAKTGTNSAAEAAKILAENRRLMREQKEKEEQLRIQREEEDKLRKEEEERLAEEARLKREEEEKILAAERRVKEEEEALIAEEERVRMEAEDALKQAELQKEREEAEAKALVEAEKVRQERERVMQQNQQERMERKKRIEEIMKRTRKSEGEQNDFKGDDEDDDDDEGLDQMGFDSKSDEGEMGDISMETHDCGDGVGIRQPPVGCVNGREETDNKENNNEDTQAVSPTSKGRLVEGSEFLNEQDSAKVELVGSKSNQWSFEELMDLNVHSKTHTLIEAEDCNPVLINCDVPDGTKGSPVSSLHSSSPAIEALSEI
- the map7d3 gene encoding MAP7 domain-containing protein 2 isoform X15, translated to MADGTTTLKGLRAQMAAAAQAQGEERRSQAASPAPPAKPQGCRPVIDGAALRVDDRLRVAKERREEAERQQALRESQIMERERKAKMQVERQLEERQKKAVEQRKKEEQKRMAVEEKRKQKQEEEKEHYEAVMRRTLERSQRVEQRQKRWSWGGLSTDSDGRGDSDTGASSPVAIVICPATPEKPPSTQKVDKRSTSTINLKQPSEANISKRLSSSSATLIKSPDKKYHLCPRSASAAPLHPPRGPMRSRSIDRQKNGMTTSVSADGALDPSLAKQERPFTSPGRQRPPSPSIPLGRNRSPSPAPNPSLKRTPSPAAAKQNARARPPSPAMKQRPPSPQPTTAKPPPIQKPALTPPGPPTLRKRDSRPKDLGPVTTGSPQSSDSSKSKDKDDAKTGTNSAAEAAKILAENRRLMREQKEKEEQLRIQREEEDKLRKEEEERLAEEARLKREEEEKILAAERRVKEEEEALIAEEERVRMEAEDALKQAELQKEREEAEAKALVEAEKVRQERERVMQQNQQERMERKKRIEEIMKRTRKSEGEQNDFKGDDEDDDDDEGLDQMGFDSKSDEGEMGDISMETHDCGDGVGIRQPPVGCVNGREETDNKENNNEDTQAVSPTSKGRLVEGSEFLNEQDSAKVELVGSKSNQWSFEELMDLNVHSKTHTLIEAEDCNPVLINCDVPDGTKGSPVSSLHSSSPAIEALSEI